Proteins encoded in a region of the Microbacterium neungamense genome:
- a CDS encoding branched-chain amino acid ABC transporter permease — protein MDFGSIFSNTAVYLFSPVTLAYALAATGLAVHFGYAGLLNFGMAAFMALGGYGYAISVLTFGAAWWVGMLIGLAGGALFAILLGIPTLRLRADYLAIATIAAGEIVRLLFTTQLFDEWTNSADGLAQYNGGFRDANPFPVGTYGFGPWTYTANDLWNRVFGLIVLVLAILLVWALMRSPWGRVLKGIREDEDAVRSLGKNVFAYKMQALIVGGVIGAAGGIVFVLPSAVVPSSYTTSLTFFLWTILLLGGAATVLGPTLGAVLFWLVFAFLANLLPQMAQNGYLPMSDSQAATLVNVFIGIALMLLVIFRPQGILGDKREMTFVK, from the coding sequence ATGGACTTCGGAAGCATCTTCTCCAACACGGCCGTCTACCTGTTCAGCCCGGTCACCCTGGCGTACGCCCTGGCGGCCACCGGCCTGGCCGTGCACTTCGGCTACGCGGGGCTGCTGAACTTCGGCATGGCGGCGTTCATGGCGCTCGGCGGCTACGGATACGCGATCTCGGTGCTCACGTTCGGGGCGGCCTGGTGGGTGGGCATGCTCATCGGCCTCGCCGGCGGGGCGCTGTTCGCGATCCTGCTCGGCATCCCGACCCTGCGGCTGCGCGCCGACTATCTCGCGATCGCGACGATCGCCGCCGGCGAGATCGTGCGGCTGCTGTTCACCACGCAGCTGTTCGACGAGTGGACGAACTCGGCCGACGGCCTCGCGCAGTACAACGGCGGCTTCCGCGACGCCAACCCGTTCCCGGTGGGCACGTACGGGTTCGGCCCGTGGACGTACACCGCGAACGACCTCTGGAACCGGGTGTTCGGGCTGATCGTCCTCGTCCTGGCGATCCTGCTGGTGTGGGCGCTGATGCGCAGCCCCTGGGGCCGCGTGCTCAAGGGCATCCGTGAGGATGAGGACGCCGTGCGGTCGCTGGGCAAGAACGTCTTCGCGTACAAGATGCAGGCGCTGATCGTGGGCGGCGTCATCGGCGCCGCGGGCGGCATCGTCTTCGTGCTGCCCAGCGCCGTCGTCCCGAGCAGCTACACCACCTCGCTCACCTTCTTCCTGTGGACGATCCTCCTGCTCGGCGGTGCGGCGACCGTGCTCGGCCCGACGCTCGGCGCCGTGCTGTTCTGGCTCGTGTTCGCGTTCCTGGCGAACCTCCTGCCGCAGATGGCGCAGAACGGCTACCTGCCCATGTCCGACAGCCAGGCGGCGACGCTGGTGAACGTCTTCATCGGCATCGCGCTGATGCTGCTCGTGATCTTCCGCCCCCAGGGCATCCTCGGCGACAAGAGGGAGATGACCTTTGTCAAGTGA